From the Pseudodesulfovibrio indicus genome, the window CCGGGGCTGTCGTATACCCACGCAGGAAGCGTAGCCACAGGATAAGGAGCGAGGTATTATAGTTACGTTATAAATGTCGTTAGTCTATTTTGAAACTGGGCTCGCGGCAGCGCAACCGGCCGTCCGGAAAATTGCGCGGCAGGCCCGGATGGGCCTGCCGCTGTTGACGATCTGGTTGGCCATGACCGCTTCGGGTCGGCGCAGGGCATTGGGGGCTCGGGGTGGGTTTTCAGCCGGAAAAAAGGAACGGGCCTTGCGGCCCGTTCCAAAGGGTGGGGGATAAGGGACGGCTAGTACAGCCCGCCCATGTTGGCTGCGGTGTGCACCGTGTCGGCGAAGAACCCGGCGCGGCCGACCAATTCTCCGATGAGGACCAGGACCGGCAGCCAGGCCGGGATGTCCCTGGTCTTCCAGGCCACGGCCAGCGCGACCGCCAGCACGCCGAGGTGCGCCCAGTAGAAGCCGGACGCGAGCCACGCCTGGCCGGTCATGCGCATGACCTCGCCGCCGGACAGCCAGACGCAGGGGGCCACCAGGTAGAGGACCAGCCCCACGACCACCGCACCGGTGAAGATGCGGACCATGAGCGGCCTGAGCCCCTCGTCCGCGAACCAGCTGCCGAACCCGGCGCCGAGGAGGACGGCGGAGGTCAGGAAGAAGGCGGCGGGCAGGGCGTTGTTCAGGGCGGGCAGGGCCGGGGGCGCGTAGGTCATGCCCGCGGACAGGATCACGCCCAGCCCCAGGGCCGTGCCGAGCCAGGCCAGGGCCGGTTTTCCGGCCACGTTCCCGGCCACCACGGCCAGGGCGGCCACGCCCATGAACAGCCCGGCGAACAGGACCTCGCGGCTGAGCCACGCCGTGCCGAGATGGGTCAGGGCCATGGGCGCGCTCAGGGGATGGCCGAGATGGAACAGGGAGCCGAGCAGCCCCGCGACCATCAGCCCGGCGATGAGCAGCCACTCCGTGCGCCCGGCGGCTTCCTCGCCGCCGGAGGTGGTGCGCACCGCGCGCATCAGGGTCAGGCCGATGGCGGCCTGGGACAGGACGGTGAAAAGGACGAGCGGGAATTCCATGGACTGCATGTCTACCTCCTCACCATCTTCGGCGTTTTGGGCAGGATGAAGCGGGTGGACGGATTGAGCTTCTCCATCTTCGGGTATCCCGCCGGATATTGGACCTGGTTGGTCTGCTGCATCTCGGCCAGGTCGACCAGTTGCAGGGCCTTGGTCGGACAGGACTGCACGCAGGCGGGCTTCAGCCCGGCGTCCAGCCGTTCGTGGCAGAAGCTGCACTTCTCGGCCCGCTTCTCCACCGGGTTGTACTTGGGCGCGCCGTAGGGACAGGACCGGATGCAGTTGCCGCAGCCGATGCACTTCTCCTGGTGGTGGACGACCACGCCGTCCTCCTCGCGCTTGGTGTAGGCGTTGACCGGGCAGACGTTGAGGCAGGCCGGGTCTTCGCAGTGGTTGCACGCCAGCGAGAGGAAGGCGCGCTCGCGGTGGGGGTAGATCTCCTCGGACAGGGGATAAACCTGCCGCCAGACCACGCCCTCTTCCTGATGGTAGTAGTTCCGGCAGGCCATGGCGCAGGTGAAGCACCCGATGCACCGCTCGGAATCGACCAGAAACGCGTATTGCTTTTTCATTGTCATGCTCCTTACGCCCTTTCGATGTCGGCGAACTGGTCATGGATGGCCACGCCCGGCGCACCGGCCTTGTACGCGCCCATGTCGGCGGACTCGTCGTCCACCAGGTTCTGGACGTTGAAGGTCGTCCCCTTCCCGAACCACGCCTCGTAGATGAGCAAACAGTCCTCGGTCACGTTGTCGGTCAGCTTGACCCGGGCCTTCTGCTCGCCCACCTTGTTGAACACGCGGACCATGTCGAGATCGTTGATGCCCTTTCCGGCGGCGGCCTTGGGGTGCATGTAGACGAAGGGCTCCTTGTTGTACTCCTTCATCCAGTCCAGGTTCACGAACTGGGAGTGGATGCCGAACTTGGTGTGGGGCGTGAGCAGCCGGAACTTGTCGTAACTCTCGCGGCCCTTCTTGAACTCCGGCAGCGCCTTGTGGCCGTGCTCGGCGCACAGGTCCGAGCGGAACTCGTACTTGCCCGACGGGGTGCCGAACTTCATGTCGTGCCAGGCCGCCGAGGAGGCCAGCTTGGCCTTGACCGGGCCGTTCTTGAGGTCGGTCCAGTCGTTGATGCCGAAGAGGTCGTAGATGCCCTGGTTGAACTCCTTGGCCGTCCACTCGCGGGTGTCGATCTCGGTGGGCAGGGTGCAGGAGCCGGGGGCCAGCTCGTTCATCTTCCTGGACAGCGCGGCCCCGATCTCCAGGTTGGACTTGGCCTCGTGCAGGGGCTTGATGGCCTGCTCGTTGATGGACAGCCAGTAGTGCCAGTAGGAGGCGTTCACGGTCCACTCCTCGAACAGGGTGGTGACCGGCAGGACGATGTCCGAGTTGGCCACGGTCTCGGTGAAGAACTGCTCCACGGAGACGACCATTTCCAGGGTGTCGAACGCCTTTTCCAGCTTGGGCCGGTCGAAGTCCTGGGCGAACGGGTTCTTGCAGGAGACCCAGAGCATGCGGATGGCAGGGTCCTTGGTGTCCAGGATGGCCTGTGCGGTCTTGTTGATGTTCACCGTGCGGTCGGAGTAGCTGGCCTGCCTGCCCTCGGTCAGGTCGAACTCGCCCTTGGCCGCCGGGCCGGTGAAGCCCACGGACCCTTCGGGCTGCTTCTGGATGAAGGCGTTGTAGTTGAAGCCCCAGGTCTGGAGGTGGCCGTAACGTGCGCCGCCCCCTTCCTTGCCCACGTTGCCGGTCATGGCCACCAGGGCGTCGATGGAGCGCACGGACGCGCCGCCGTTGGTGTGGCGCTGCATGCCGTAGCCGATCCAGATGGTGGCCGGGTCGGCCTGGGCGAATTCCTCGGCCACTTCCCGGATTTCCTCGGCCGGGATGCCGGATTGTTCGGCGGCCCATTCCACGGTGACGTTCTCCCGCAGGTAGGCGGCGAACTCCTCGAATCCCTGGGCGTTGTTTTCCACGAAGGCGCGGTCCACCAGCCCCTTGTCCAGGATGTGCCGGGCCATGCCCAGGGCGAGCGCGCCGTCGCTGGCGGTCTTGGGCTGCCAGAAGACGTCGCCCTTGGCCGCGGTCTGGGTGAAGACCGGGTCGATGACCAGGATCTTGGCCCCGCGCCGCTTGGCCTCCATGATGTATTTCATGGAGTGCACCGAACACCACGCCGGATTGGCGCCCCAGATGATGACGTACCTGGCCTTGACCATGTCCTCCGGGTCGTTGCACCACATGTTGCCCAGGTCGTAGTTCTGTGCGTCGATGCCCGCGGGCCAGCACGGGGTGCCCACGAACCGGGTGGTGTAGCCGAGGGAGGACATGAGCCCCTCGACGCCGTAGTTGGTAATGCCGAAATTGCCGGAATATTTGGTCATGCCCAAGCCGAGCAGGCTGCCGTCCCGCTCCTTGAGCTCCATGATCTTCCCGGCGATGCGGTCCATGGCCTCATCCCAGGACACGCGCCGCCACTTGCCGGTGCGGCGGCCGTCCTGGACCATGGGATACTTGATGCGGTCCGGGCTGTAGGGGCGGCGGGTGTAGGAATATCCCTTCACGCACAGCCCGCCGTCCGTGTAGGTGGACTCGGGCGCGCCCTCGATGAACTGGATCACCCCGTCCTTGACGTAGGTCTTGATGCTGCACGTGTCGTAGCAGTTGCGGGGACAGGCGTTGCGGAACACCTGAAATTCGTTCTGGTCGAAGCCCGCCGCCTGTGCCGTTCCCGGCACCAGCAGGCGACAGGGCAGCATGGAGGCCGCGGTTGCCGCCGTGACCCCTTGCAGGAAGCGACGCCTGCTCAACAGTTTTTTGGAAGCCATATCCTTCTCCTCTCGGTCTCGGTTAAGAGACCCCTCTAGGATTGATCGATTCCCGTTTCGGTCCTTGCCGATGCGAGCCAGGCCGTCAGGGCGTCCACCGCCATGCGGATCGGGCCGCTGACAACGGGCTGCTCGCGGACGGCGGCCGCGAACCGGGGAATCCAGCCATGCATGTGGTCGTTGATGAACCAGTCCCGGACCTGTGAAGCCGTTGGGTCGCCCTCCGCGCCGCCCAGGGCGGCCACGGCGTCCAGCTCGTACGCCAGGTGGTCGTCGGGCGTGGCGTTGCGGTCCGGGACCTCCAGTCCCAGGGCGCGGTACGCTTCCCGGACCTCCAAGGCGGGTTCGCCCATCAGGGTCGGTTCCGGCTGGTAGGCCGAGGCATAGGGCGGGGCCGGGACGGCGGCCGGACCGACGAACAGCCGGTTGAAGTCGTACTCGACCTCCACCCAGTCGGTCTCCCGGTCCAGGGGAAGGCCGAAACGGGCGCTGATCCGGCCGGCGGCCTCGCGCAGGTCCTTGGCGTCCACGGACGCGAAGAAGTCCCGGAGCGCGGGCGCCTGTTCGGTGAAAAGGGTGTTGTCCATAGGCGGGCACCTCCTGATGCCGTGATACTGATTCGACGATGACACAGTATTACGGTCGGGAGGGGAGACTACAGACGGGAAAAAGGGGATAGAATGGGTAGATGGTTCTACCCGGTCAGAGGGGGACCCCCTGGGTCTTGAGGTGGGCGTAGAGGCTCATGCTCCTGCCGTGCAGGCCGAGCTTGCGGCGGATGTTTTTCCTGTGCGTCTGCACGGTTTCGATGGAGATGTTCAGGCTGGCCGCGATCTCCTTGGAGGGATACCCGGCCTGGATGAACTGGCAGACGCGGGTCTCCATGTGGGTCAGCTTGAGGAGCAGCGGGTCGGTGGCCGAGCTGCCCGGGGCCAGGCGGGCCAGCTGGTCCTTGGCCACGGTGACGTACCCCTTGCGGATGGCCGGGTCCTCCTCGCTCTCGATGCGGTCCAGGGCGGGGAGCACCTGGTTGTTGACCTTGGCCGAGACCTCCCGGAGCAGCTCCTCGCGCTCCCTGTCGATGCTTTGCAGGACGTTGCGCAGGGTGATGTTCATCTCCTCGAGCTGTTCCTTTTCCTTGCGCAGCGCTTCGGTCCGGTCGGACACCACCCGCTCCAGGGCCTCGCGCTGGGTGGCGTGGGCCGTGACGTTGGTCAGCATGATCATGTACTCGTCGCTGGCCATGCTCACGTTGCCGATGGGCGTGATCTGCATGCGGTAGACCGAGCCGTTGTCGAACGGGCTGGTCTCGCAGGAGATTCCCACCGGATAGTACTTGAGCAGGTCCCCGATGGACTGGCCCTCCATGTCCAGGACCTCCCAGACGGGCAGCCCGACCAGGTTCCGCTTCCCGGTCACGGCCCGCACCGCCTTGTTCTCCTTGGTGACCAGGCCGCCGCTGTCCACCACCAGGATGAGGTCCGAAGTGGAATCCAGAATGTTCTCGTAGCGGCACTTTTCCAGGGTCAGCAGCCGGTTGGCCTCGTCCAGCTTGCGGGCCGCGATGTCCGGCAGGGTTCGGGTCCAGTCGCGCACGAAGAGGACCTCCAGGGCGTCGCCGTACAGCTTGACGTGCCGCCGGGCCTGGACTTTGCTCTCGTAAGACCCGTCCATGATCTCGATGACGTCCACCAGGCTGTGGATGAAGGTCTTGAAACAGCCGAGGTACATGTCCGCCGTGATGCCGCGCATGCGGTGGCGGCGCGCCGATTCGATCTGGGGGCCGCCCCAGTCGTCCTCGTGCCGGATGAGCCAGGAGAAGGCGGGATCGGTCAGCCCCTTGTTCCAGTGCAGGCGCATGGGCGAGAGGAAGTCGCTCAGCGCCATCAGGCAGTCGGCCCGCTTGGCCGTGGTGTGCTCCAGATAGCCCGCCTGCTCCATGCGCACGGACCAGCGTTCGAGGAAGTATTCCTCCTCGCTCTCCATGGCCCCGATCATGCCCCAATAGTGTTTCTGCTGCCCGGAACGGCTCTTCATGGCTCCCCCTTAGCGATCTACCCAATGGATACCCATGTCTTGCAATATACGCCATCGGGCCTATGATCAAGGCATGAAGACGAGCAACCCCCACGCGCGCCAGGCCCTGCTCGGGCTGGCCGCCGCCCTCTGGCTTCTCCTGCTCGCCGCCCCGTCCTTTGCGGGCGGCGCGGTCCCGGACGCCGAACTGGCCATCACCGGCGAGCTGCGCGCGGGCACCCCGGTGCGGGCGTTCTTCGACCTCAAGGGCTATGTCCTCCCCTCCGGGGCCTACGCCTCGGTCAACGTCCGCTTCACCAAGCGCCCGGACGGCCCGGAACCCCGGGTGCGGACCGGCTATCCCGAGACCCTCCTGACCTTCCCCGGCCCCGGCGACTACGCCATGGTCTTCATCCTCAACGAGGTCAGCAAGCCAAGCTGCGGCGGCGTCAACGCCAAGACGCTCCTGGAGAAAGAGGTGAAGTTGCGGATTGCGGAATAGCCCGTCGCGGGCGGGGAGAGGGCTGCGGCCTCCCCGGGTGAGGACCGCGTGCGGACCGAAGGCAAACGGGCCGGGACTGCTGTCCGTCTCCGCCTGGCCCGGAAATCCGCTATCCCAAAGGCAACCGGCTCGACGCCTTGATCTCTCGGAGCGAGATATTGGAGCGTATGTTCACCACGCCGGGGATCTTTCGGATGACGCCCTCGATGAAGTCGCTGTAATCGTCCATGTCCTTGGCCACGACCTGCAGCAGAAAGTCGTCGTCGCCCGTGGTGTTGTGGCAGGAAAGGACATTCGGGGACGCCTTGATGATGTTCTCGAAGATCTTCGTCGTCTTTTCCGAGTGCCGACTGCAGCTCAGCTGGACAAAGGAAAGCACGCCGAATCCCAACGCCTTGCGATTGAGCAGGGCCTGAAAGCCCTTTATGACCCCGTCGTCCAAGAGCCGTTTCAACCTGCGCCAGCAGGAGGCTTCGCTCATGGCGAGCTGTTCGGCCAGCTTGGCGTTGGCCATCCTGCCGTCCTCCTGCAGCAACCGCAGAACACCAATATCTTTCTCATCCAGTGTTTTCACCGACATGTTCACTCGCTTTTTCATTAATATTGAAAGATTCTTCCCTTTTGTTCGGCGTTTCAGATAAAATTGCAAGGACAATTCAGGCCGTATGGGACTATCATCCAATCCATTGGGCGATGAACGCCCAAGACGCCTGTTGACCTTGATAACCAGGAGGAGTTGCCGTGCGCGCCATGTACTACGAAGCCTTCGGGCAGACACCCGTCATCACCGACCTTCCCGACCCGACGCCGGATGACGGCGGGGTGGTCGTCAAGGTCATGGCCACCGGGCTGTGCCGGAGCGACTGGCATGGCTGGATGGGGCATGATCCGGATATCGCGCTCCCGCACGTGCCGGGCCATGAGCTGGCGGGCGTCGTCGTGGCGACCGGAAGGAACGTCACCCGGTGGAAGGAAGGCGACCGGGTCACCGTCCCGTTCGTCTGCGGGTGCGGAGGGTGCCCCCAGTGCGACAGCGGCAACCACCAGGTGTGCGACCATCAGTTTCAGCCCGGCTTCACCCACTGGGGCTCTTTCGCCGAGTATGTGGCGATCCGATACGCGGACGTGAACCTGGTGCGGCTGCCGGAGTCCCTGGATTACGCGACCGCCGCGAGCCTCGGCTGCCGGTTCGTGACCTCGTTTCGGGCCGTGGTCGATCAGGCCCGGACCTCCGCCGGACAGTGGGTCGCGGTGCACGGCTGCGGCGGTGTCGGGCTGTCGGCCATCATGATCGCCAACGCCCTGGGAGCCAACGTCATCGGCATCGATATCGGTGAAGACAAGCTGAAGCTCGCCCGGGAACTCGGCGCGGTCGCGGTCGTCAACAGCACCAAGGTGGAAGACACGGTCGAGGCCGTGAAGAATATCTCCGGCGGCGGCGCGCATGTGTCCATTGACGCCCTGGGGAATCCGGCCACCTGTTTCAACTCCGTCGCGAACCTGCGCAAACGGGGCAGGCACGTGCAGGTTGGGCTCATGCTCGGGGAGCAGGCCACTCCGCAAATCCCCATGTCCAGCGTCATCGCCAACGAACTGGAGATATACGGCAGCCACGGCATCCAGGCCCATCGGTACGATGCCATGTGGAGCATGATCGAGCACGGCAGGCTGGACCCGAGGAAGCTGGTCGGAAAGACCGTCAACCTGGAGCAGGGCGCGGCGGCGCTCACGGATATGGACAATTTCACGGCAACGGGCATCACCGTCATCGATCCCAACATCTGACGCCCTCCCGCTCCCCAAGGGCCCTGCGCCCGGAATGCGTGTCGGCTGCGTGCGAGAGACGAAAAAGGCACTTGCGAAGAGTTCGCAAGTGCCTGATTTTGCGTCCGATAGGGGGGAGCGTGGTCGGCATCCGCGCGGATGCCCGCGACGTCCCTATTCCTTGATCGGGGTCAGATCATCGATGGTTTCCCGCTTCGGAAGGTCGATCTGGATGATCTCGCGGCGGTCGGGATCGATGCGGTTGAGGTCGATCATCTTGATCCGGCGGCTGCTGTAATTGGTGACATAGTATTTGAGGCTCTTGAGGTCAGCAGCCACGGTGGCCTGGGTGATGTCCGCCTCCCGCTTGCCCCCGACCATTCCCGCGGCCGCGCCACGGGGGATGTCGAACTGGTTCAGGATGTGGAAGGTCTGCAACACGGCGTCATGGCCGGTCGCCAGGGGAAACACCGACTGCGAGAAGACGACCGCCCGGACAAACCGCGAGGGGGGCGTAAAGTCGCCGGGCATGCCGGCAAGCCCCGAACCCTGGCCCAGCGATTTGAACTCGACCTTGTTCAGCTTCACAGGCGGCACGTTGAGCGGGTTCAGGTAAATGAAGTTGCGGATATTGGTCATGTGCCAGTCGAACGTCGGCGAGTTGGTTATCACGCCCAGGGGATTGTCGTGAACGACCAGCTCGCCGCCGACGGGTTCGATGACGATCGATGCACCGGACCTGTCCGAGACGACCCAGTGAAAGGGCGGCACCATTCCGCCCCACTCCTTCTCCTTTGCGCCCGCGACCTTGATGTCGCCGACCGCCTTGCGCACTTCGTCCACGGTGGCGAACTGGGTGAGGGCGTAATTCACGAAGTACAGGGGGCTGACCACGTTCCCGTCATCCGCACCGGAAACTTCTGAATATTCGGCATAGTCGGGGAAGTAGAAGGCACCGACCGACAGGCCCGCATCATTGAGGCCGTCAAGCGCGTAGGACCCGCCAAGGGCGTTGACGCCCGCCACGGCATGCTTGGATGTCCAGGTCTTGGCCCGAGCGCCGTTGACGGCCCCGCCGTCCAGCGGGAGCCCCTTGGGAATGACGATGAGCCGTATGTCGAGCGGGGTGCCGAATTCACCGGTGCGGCCCCTGACGACGCTCCCGTCCTCCGCTTTCAGGGTTATGCCGGTGCAGGCCTGCGCCGAGGGCGTCGCCAGCATGACGGTCGCAATAACAAGCAAGATTGCAAGAGGTCTGATTTTCATTTGCTTTCCTTTTCAGCAGAAAGAGTTTGCCCCGGGCGGAACCCCCCGGGCATCCGTGAACATCCGCGCATGTCCCGGCATCCGGGGACGCCGTCCATAAAATAGTAAACTACGGCATATTATGAACAAGGCAAGAAAACATGCCCGGCATCGTATGGAAAATTTCCATGCTTCGCGAACGGTGCCATTGCCTCCCGTCAATAATCATCCCCGAGTCCCCACGGGCGGCCGATGCCGATGGAAGTTCGAGAGGGTCATGTGGTTGTCGAATGTTGTGAGAATAAACAGGACTTCCACGATTGCCGCGCCGAACTCTTGCGAACAAGCGCCTCTATGCGGAAAGCGGAAGTCGCGGAAACCATACTGGGCGGGCGGAGCTGCGGTTTCGTCGACGGGCATGGTTGCCCGACAATCAGGTACGGCAAATGTGAGCTGATTCAAGACGATTTCAGATCACAAGGCGGCCTTGCCGTGAACAGGAATCCTTGGTCCGGGAACAAGGCTTCCAACGGCAAGAACCAGGCGTCCGTTCGTGTTCCCGGATGAGGTCAGTCCTTGGCGAGGTCGAGATACTTCCGGCCGTCCTCGACGTTCTTGACGAACCAGTCGTAAGCCGGGGCAAAGGCGTCCCTGAACTCAGCGGTCTGAGCGGCAGTCAGCGGGGTGTATATCTGGAAAAGAGTCGTGACTTTTTCCCGCCCCCGGCCCTCCTGCGCGGCGGCTTCGCTCCATTGCTGCCGGGTGGCCTCCGAGACGGTCTTCTTCAGCAGCTCCTGATATTCCGGCGGCAGGGAATCGTAGAATTCCTTGCCGACCATGACCGCGTAGCCGAGCCAGGCGTGATTGGTCGGTGTGACGAAGTGCTGCACCTCGTGGATACGCATGCTTGCGATGTTCATGGGCGAGGTCTCCACGCCGTCCAGCTCCCCGCGCTGCAACGCGGTATACAATCCCTGCTGGTCGATGGGGACAGGGTTGGCGCCGACTGCCAGGTATTGCTCGCGTATGACCTGCGACGGCATGATGCCGATCTTCACGCCCTTGAGGTCGGTCGGTCTTTGGATCGTCTTGCCGCAGGTGATTACCTTGACGCCGCCGTCCCAGAAGGCCAGGCCGATGATGCCCTTTGCCTTCAAGGGACTATAGAGGGCCTCGCCCAGAGGGCCGTTGAGTTTGGCAAGAAGCTTCATGCGGTCGGGGAACAGGTACGGCAGATCGAGGACCTGCATGCCCGGCTGGAGGGATTGGAGGTTTGAGGTATGTACGGCCACCATCTGGATGGTGTTGTTCCGGAGCTTCTCGACCATCTCGGGGCCGGTGCCGAGCTTTTGGGCGGAGTAGATTTCGACCTCGATCTCGCGGTGGCTCTGCCTTTCAAGGGTTGATTTGAGCCAAGTGATCGCCTGGTTCTGCGGGCTGTCGTCATTGAGGTCGTGTCCGAACTCGATCAGATATTTTGGGGGCTGCGCATCGGCGGGGGACTGGATGAAGCAGACAACGGCCAAAATGAGGCAAGCTAACAATGCGCGCATGGTATGTCATTTCCTTCGGCTTGAGGTTGCGGTGAGGAGGGCCCGGGCTCCCGGCAGACGTCCTTGACCGCCCGTCCGCCTTCCACGGACTTCAGAATCCGTACGGTCTGGTGCTCGCTGAATCCCGATTAGCGCATACGAAACTCCTGGGCGTAGTTTGGGGCAGAAGTCTCTACTTTGCAATGGACCTATTTGACGGGCACTTTACAGTTCATAAGGTTTTTGCGGGCGTAATATTAAGACCGACTATTTAGGTGGCTTCAACCTAACAGCCTCTGTTCACGTAATCAATCGAGACAGGTACTATTTGTAGAGGAACGCGCAAAACAACCAACTGCAGTATGTGGAGAGCACGGAGAATGCTCTGAGGGTTGGAAATACGGTTGGAAAATGAGATTAGAAAAAGAAAAGGTACTTGCGAATTACTTCGTAAGTGCCTGTTTTTCTTGTGGCGTCCCCAAGGGGGTTTGAACCCCTGTTGCCGGCGTGAGAGGGTATACTGAAAACCACGGGAGGCCGCTTACCTACGTGATTTCAGCCAGTTGCAAACGCCGCCAACGCCACGAAAAGCACGTTTGGCACGTATGGAGCCACGGACGAGCCACGGGAAATGGGTCTCCCCTGCAACCTCAGCCGTGGCCATCGGCTTTCAAATAATTGTTGACGACATTTATTCTTTATGCTACTGTAATATAAAAGAAAAGAGGTTAACATGGCCACCTGCACCATTTCTCATGACGATTTTGTGTCTTTCTTGGGTCCCAAGGTACGTAATAATATCAAGGAAACTACCCGGCCATATAAGAAACATGCCGTTTGTGATTGTTGCGGGAAAGGAAGATCGTTGCAATCTGCTCATCTGATGACCAGAAAAAGAAATGATATCATAAAAGAATGTTTGGAGCGTTCTGAAAAAGTAGGTTCCGAATATTCTATAGAAATCGAGGAAACGGTTCATCTGATAGAGGTGTCACATTATCCAATATCAGAAACATGTGCATTTTTGTGTAAGGAGTGCCATGGGAAGTATGATAATGAATATGAAGAAACCGTTTCCAAGGTCAATCACGCTATTTACAGGAAAAGCAGAATAAAGCCTTATGTTCAGATAAAGGGAATAAGGTTGCCAACTGCTTTGTGCAATGAAACAAGTAAAGATTATTTGTTTCGTGTCATGGGTGTGTTGGTTCAAAAACTTTCACCAAAGGATATTGGTCTTTTGCAGGACCATGTCTTTTGTCGAAAAGTATTGGGTTTGGGGCATCCGGTTTTGACGACAGATCCCTTCAAGGTTTTTGATGCCAACGGACGGCGGCGTTATTATAAGGACGCCTTGGGGAAATACTTTTTGTGCATGGAATGGAAAAAAGAGAACTTTCCCCGGTTTGCCAGGATGCTGAACGATTACAGCATCAAGTATTCAAATTGATTTTGCCTGGGCCGAGACGGGGACAACTTGTTCGTGTGTGAGGCATTTGAACTCCCAAGGAATGGCGGTTCAGGGGGGATACTGAAAACCACGGAAGGCCGCTTGCCTACGTGGTTTCAGTCAGTTGCAAACGCCACGAAAAGCACGTTTGGCACATATGGAGCCACGGGAAATGGGTGGCTTCGCGTTTGATATTTGACCATTTTGGGTCACACCTCTGATCCGTTATTTCCCCTTGAGCCCAGATGCGGTGAGATCGGCCATAAGCACCTCGGCATCACTCCCAATTGGGATTTCAACTCGCATCCCTTCATCGGTTTTCCAAGGGATCATTCCGAGTTGCCACATCAATCTCTCAATATGCACATTAAAAGCCGCGAATTCATTAAATGACTCCCAGCGCCCCAGCCTGAGCCTGAATTTTTCAAGATCCTCTTTATAGATCGGCAGCCATAACTTCAGCCCCGTCTTGACCAAGGCATCCTCGAGCTCGCTTCTAGGAGGCACAG encodes:
- a CDS encoding linear amide C-N hydrolase; the encoded protein is MLVIATVMLATPSAQACTGITLKAEDGSVVRGRTGEFGTPLDIRLIVIPKGLPLDGGAVNGARAKTWTSKHAVAGVNALGGSYALDGLNDAGLSVGAFYFPDYAEYSEVSGADDGNVVSPLYFVNYALTQFATVDEVRKAVGDIKVAGAKEKEWGGMVPPFHWVVSDRSGASIVIEPVGGELVVHDNPLGVITNSPTFDWHMTNIRNFIYLNPLNVPPVKLNKVEFKSLGQGSGLAGMPGDFTPPSRFVRAVVFSQSVFPLATGHDAVLQTFHILNQFDIPRGAAAGMVGGKREADITQATVAADLKSLKYYVTNYSSRRIKMIDLNRIDPDRREIIQIDLPKRETIDDLTPIKE
- a CDS encoding TRAP transporter substrate-binding protein — translated: MRALLACLILAVVCFIQSPADAQPPKYLIEFGHDLNDDSPQNQAITWLKSTLERQSHREIEVEIYSAQKLGTGPEMVEKLRNNTIQMVAVHTSNLQSLQPGMQVLDLPYLFPDRMKLLAKLNGPLGEALYSPLKAKGIIGLAFWDGGVKVITCGKTIQRPTDLKGVKIGIMPSQVIREQYLAVGANPVPIDQQGLYTALQRGELDGVETSPMNIASMRIHEVQHFVTPTNHAWLGYAVMVGKEFYDSLPPEYQELLKKTVSEATRQQWSEAAAQEGRGREKVTTLFQIYTPLTAAQTAEFRDAFAPAYDWFVKNVEDGRKYLDLAKD